The Spirosoma foliorum genome has a window encoding:
- a CDS encoding PadR family transcriptional regulator has translation MRRTYFGEFEEVVLLMVAILDGQAYGVTISQEIEQHTGRLVTFGTVHNTLVRMEEKGFVKSELGGVTTERGGRRKRFFSVTALCSRALQDIQQMRRELWQLIPPRSLTLSGL, from the coding sequence ATGCGTCGCACGTATTTTGGTGAGTTTGAAGAGGTCGTTCTGCTCATGGTTGCTATCCTAGATGGGCAGGCTTACGGTGTCACAATTTCGCAAGAGATTGAGCAACACACGGGACGTTTGGTAACGTTTGGGACTGTGCATAACACGCTTGTTCGCATGGAGGAAAAAGGCTTTGTAAAGTCCGAGTTGGGCGGAGTCACTACAGAACGGGGCGGACGGCGTAAGCGCTTCTTCAGCGTCACGGCCCTATGCAGTCGTGCCTTGCAGGACATTCAACAAATGCGCCGTGAACTCTGGCAATTAATTCCCCCTCGGTCGTTGACGCTAAGTGGCTTATGA
- a CDS encoding SDR family NAD(P)-dependent oxidoreductase, protein MTTQKIALITGGSRGIGKNIAMNLAQKGVDIVFTYISNKSEADATVAVIQSVGRKAVALPLDISQTSGFPAFFEQLQVILPDRFATDRFDFLINNAGTSVSAPITETTEAQFDEMMNVHLKGVYFFTQKALEQMREGGRIVNISSAVSRQTFSGVSAYAIMKGAIDVYTRYLALELGPRGIRANVVAPGAIFGGSTMPDSPEMRNFVAGITALGRVGLPDDIGGVVAFLCSEDAKWVNGQRLEVTGGVGL, encoded by the coding sequence ATGACAACTCAGAAAATAGCACTTATCACCGGCGGAAGCCGTGGAATAGGCAAGAACATTGCGATGAACCTGGCGCAAAAAGGTGTCGACATCGTATTTACCTACATTAGCAATAAATCGGAAGCAGATGCTACCGTTGCTGTCATCCAATCGGTTGGCCGTAAAGCCGTTGCACTGCCGCTCGACATCTCACAAACCAGTGGCTTCCCTGCTTTTTTCGAACAACTACAAGTGATATTGCCAGATCGATTTGCAACAGACCGCTTCGATTTTCTCATCAACAATGCCGGCACTAGCGTAAGCGCTCCAATCACCGAAACGACTGAAGCCCAATTCGACGAAATGATGAACGTCCATCTGAAAGGGGTCTACTTCTTTACCCAGAAGGCACTCGAGCAGATGCGAGAGGGTGGACGGATCGTTAATATCTCATCCGCCGTTTCCCGCCAGACCTTTTCGGGCGTATCGGCCTATGCGATCATGAAAGGTGCAATCGATGTCTATACACGATACCTTGCCCTGGAATTGGGGCCACGGGGCATCCGCGCCAATGTAGTGGCCCCTGGTGCTATTTTTGGGGGCAGTACCATGCCGGATTCGCCGGAAATGCGAAATTTTGTAGCGGGCATTACGGCTTTGGGACGGGTTGGACTTCCTGACGATATTGGGGGTGTAGTAGCCTTCCTTTGTAGTGAAGATGCGAAATGGGTGAATGGTCAGCGCCTAGAAGTGACTGGCGGAGTAGGCCTTTAA
- a CDS encoding transposase produces the protein MSRTCQQNTVIHAPKSTSAAFLQAKVQQYLQPLEAKLLEQIDKRLVATFSTLFNSILLFRNTKMALLLSELGGYVAGHAHAPAGTKRISNLLRCQKWSASLVDEFFFDKAKQRINQLRAVGKRPLLLWDDSRLEKPESWFVEGLCSVESSKGKRLTKIKKGFFKPPSARICVPGFQWTGVLLSALGEVPSVVQMSWWTTRGKYKEVGTNIIYRMLKALQDSLPESVLHSLDRGYASHWTLEWMLHFQQDFLVRWKKNYLLTHAQKGTKQTHLLARSCPAQGHKLLRDKERKLTKHVSVGWTAVVHAEFTQTTLYLIVVRDKKHRQPPMYLLTSVAIDSVKEAWQLVHSYMHRWQIEQAFRAGKAELGMESPRLWFWPSRLKLLGVVALVYDFLLSLLRNWPGWVPLFLKRWAPRTGNRHRSVSVPIYRLRLAIANALMVAFAITQNSG, from the coding sequence ATGTCCAGGACATGCCAACAAAATACGGTTATTCACGCCCCAAAGTCAACCAGTGCCGCTTTTTTACAGGCCAAAGTCCAGCAGTATCTGCAGCCCTTGGAAGCCAAACTCCTTGAGCAGATTGATAAACGGCTAGTAGCCACCTTCTCGACCCTATTTAACAGTATCTTGCTATTTCGTAATACCAAAATGGCCCTCTTGCTGAGTGAGTTAGGCGGATACGTTGCTGGTCATGCGCATGCTCCGGCGGGCACCAAGCGTATCAGCAACCTCTTACGATGCCAAAAGTGGTCAGCCTCTTTAGTGGATGAGTTCTTCTTTGATAAGGCAAAACAGCGCATTAACCAGCTCCGGGCGGTGGGCAAACGTCCGCTGCTGTTATGGGATGACAGTCGGCTAGAGAAGCCCGAGAGCTGGTTTGTCGAAGGACTCTGTTCGGTCGAAAGCAGTAAGGGCAAGCGACTCACCAAGATCAAAAAAGGCTTTTTCAAGCCTCCTTCAGCTCGCATCTGCGTACCGGGCTTCCAGTGGACGGGCGTACTCTTGTCGGCTCTGGGCGAGGTGCCGAGTGTGGTTCAGATGAGTTGGTGGACCACCCGAGGCAAGTATAAGGAGGTGGGCACCAACATCATCTACCGCATGCTCAAAGCCCTACAGGATTCGCTCCCTGAGTCGGTGTTACATAGCTTGGACCGGGGGTACGCCAGTCACTGGACCTTGGAGTGGATGTTGCACTTTCAGCAGGATTTTCTGGTGCGCTGGAAAAAAAATTACTTACTGACCCATGCGCAGAAAGGTACTAAACAGACCCATCTGCTGGCTCGTAGCTGTCCGGCTCAGGGACATAAATTGCTGCGCGATAAGGAGCGTAAGCTCACCAAGCATGTCAGTGTGGGCTGGACGGCAGTCGTCCATGCGGAGTTTACTCAAACAACGCTATATCTAATTGTAGTTCGGGACAAGAAACACCGTCAACCGCCGATGTATCTGCTGACGAGTGTAGCCATTGATTCAGTTAAAGAGGCTTGGCAGCTGGTGCACAGCTATATGCATCGCTGGCAGATTGAGCAGGCGTTTCGGGCTGGCAAAGCCGAGTTAGGCATGGAATCGCCCCGATTGTGGTTTTGGCCGAGTCGACTCAAGTTGTTAGGGGTGGTGGCTCTAGTATATGATTTTCTGTTGTCTTTGTTGCGCAACTGGCCGGGTTGGGTACCCCTGTTCTTGAAGCGGTGGGCACCCCGAACAGGCAATCGGCACCGAAGCGTTTCGGTGCCGATCTATCGATTGCGTTTAGCCATCGCCAATGCATTGATGGTGGCTTTTGCCATCACGCAAAATTCGGGATGA
- a CDS encoding IS3 family transposase: protein MEQLCGVFGMTRQAWYAATRRQEKRGFQAAIVLAEVRRLRKQVAGLGTTKLYEPMQDFLASHQIKLGRDRLHKLLKDNTLLLSKKRSRVKTTDSDHDLEKYPNQVKELKPDRVGQLWVSDLSYIRVGIGFAYLSVIMDAYSRKIVGWSFHKTLEAKGPVAALEMALKTRGQPNQPLIHHSDRGVQYCSGAYVDRLRQATITISMTESGDPNENALAERVFRTLKEDFHLWGFPTFGVAETAIEQAIGAYNSVRPHASLGYKTPDQAHQGQGYQPLKWYPYKKVRYGNVQYQADWQPCSPL, encoded by the coding sequence ATGGAGCAGTTGTGCGGAGTGTTTGGGATGACAAGACAGGCCTGGTATGCGGCTACCCGGCGTCAGGAAAAACGGGGCTTTCAGGCAGCCATTGTTCTGGCTGAAGTCAGACGATTGCGTAAGCAAGTTGCGGGTTTGGGCACGACTAAATTGTATGAGCCGATGCAGGATTTTCTGGCTTCTCATCAAATCAAGTTAGGACGCGACAGGTTACATAAATTACTGAAAGACAATACTTTACTGCTTTCTAAGAAACGATCAAGAGTTAAAACGACCGATTCCGATCATGATTTAGAGAAGTATCCTAATCAGGTTAAAGAGCTCAAACCAGATCGAGTGGGTCAGCTCTGGGTCAGTGATCTGAGTTACATTCGGGTGGGGATTGGCTTTGCCTATTTATCGGTGATTATGGATGCGTATTCGCGTAAAATTGTAGGCTGGTCATTCCACAAAACGTTAGAAGCCAAAGGGCCAGTAGCGGCTTTGGAGATGGCCCTAAAAACGCGTGGTCAGCCGAATCAACCGCTGATCCACCACTCCGATCGGGGCGTTCAGTATTGTTCGGGGGCTTATGTGGATCGATTGCGTCAAGCTACAATTACCATTAGTATGACCGAGTCGGGTGATCCAAACGAGAATGCTTTAGCGGAACGGGTTTTCCGTACCCTAAAAGAAGACTTTCATCTGTGGGGGTTCCCTACTTTTGGTGTGGCTGAAACGGCTATCGAGCAGGCCATTGGTGCTTACAATTCAGTACGACCGCACGCGTCTTTAGGCTATAAAACGCCTGATCAGGCTCACCAGGGTCAAGGCTATCAACCACTAAAATGGTACCCTTATAAAAAAGTTCGGTACGGAAATGTGCAATATCAAGCTGATTGGCAGCCTTGTTCTCCATTGTAA
- a CDS encoding methyltransferase family protein, with the protein MLITYFPQITWGIFWIGWAIWGYITRRRVHIQQQSNTSWYRRIHVALVVLSFILLLNPLPLSFNKPFSVLPHWVHLLGMGLMLMGMVFGAWARHVLADNWSGAIQQVEKQMLVTNGPYKYIRNPMYTGILSAALGTTLYQLSWSSLTGLLTLSTIYAVKIRREEHFLRQVFPGYAAYSQHTWRLLPFIY; encoded by the coding sequence ATGCTCATTACTTACTTTCCTCAAATTACATGGGGCATTTTTTGGATTGGCTGGGCCATCTGGGGGTATATAACACGCCGTCGAGTTCACATTCAGCAGCAATCGAACACGAGTTGGTATCGGCGAATCCATGTAGCCCTAGTCGTACTATCCTTCATCCTGTTGCTCAATCCACTACCATTGTCGTTCAATAAACCTTTTTCCGTTTTGCCGCACTGGGTTCACCTACTCGGAATGGGGTTGATGCTGATGGGCATGGTGTTCGGAGCATGGGCACGCCACGTGCTGGCTGACAACTGGAGTGGGGCCATTCAGCAAGTAGAAAAACAGATGTTAGTGACTAACGGCCCCTATAAATACATTAGAAATCCCATGTATACCGGTATACTCTCGGCAGCATTGGGTACAACCCTCTATCAACTTAGCTGGTCAAGCTTGACTGGCTTACTAACCTTGTCTACGATCTACGCGGTTAAAATAAGACGAGAAGAACATTTCTTACGGCAAGTATTTCCTGGCTACGCTGCTTATAGTCAGCATACTTGGCGCCTACTTCCGTTCATCTACTGA
- a CDS encoding type II toxin-antitoxin system HigB family toxin produces the protein MKLHLIRKETIEAYTEMNARRKSSFKVWLTVVKFADWQTPEAIKDTFGAADLLGNGTNRVVFDIGGNNYRMICKYAFGKNQVHLFGCWIETHAQYDKLCKRNDQYTVNHY, from the coding sequence ATGAAGCTTCATCTAATCAGAAAGGAAACGATTGAGGCTTATACCGAAATGAATGCTCGCCGTAAAAGTTCGTTTAAGGTTTGGCTCACCGTAGTCAAGTTTGCCGATTGGCAGACACCTGAGGCTATTAAAGATACATTTGGGGCAGCCGATTTGCTGGGTAATGGCACCAACCGTGTCGTATTTGATATCGGCGGTAATAACTACAGAATGATCTGCAAATACGCCTTTGGCAAGAACCAAGTTCATCTCTTTGGCTGCTGGATAGAAACCCATGCCCAGTATGATAAGCTTTGTAAGCGCAATGACCAGTATACCGTAAATCATTATTAA
- a CDS encoding helix-turn-helix domain-containing protein, giving the protein MNNLVLVLKAYKSDVEIHRHSAYQIVFTTDNPFLTVCDNKKCENIFGFVIKPQVEHSCTCSNSNLIIMNIETYSFMGEKLAEKLGDKHAELFRNRDEFMDFFMLSGNEIRIQDIVKSIQLNDDLQRVDSRILNAIELINSGYQSNRLTLEYIAKTVCLSPSRLIFLFKQQTGSSIMKLLVWIRVRNAIARILTQKDELFTSIAYECGFYDSAQMNKYMYQLFGISPSKLRKKSDLIQFLQ; this is encoded by the coding sequence ATGAATAATTTAGTTTTGGTTTTAAAAGCCTATAAATCAGATGTCGAGATTCATAGGCATTCAGCTTATCAAATTGTTTTTACTACAGATAATCCTTTTTTGACTGTATGCGACAATAAAAAATGTGAAAATATCTTTGGTTTTGTTATCAAACCACAAGTTGAGCATTCCTGCACTTGTAGCAATAGCAATTTAATCATAATGAATATAGAGACGTATTCATTTATGGGTGAAAAATTAGCAGAAAAGTTAGGTGATAAACATGCTGAACTATTCCGAAATCGAGACGAGTTTATGGATTTCTTTATGCTATCCGGCAATGAAATTAGAATCCAGGATATTGTAAAGTCTATTCAACTAAATGATGACCTTCAACGAGTAGATAGTAGGATACTTAATGCCATTGAGCTGATAAATAGTGGTTACCAATCTAATAGGTTAACCCTTGAGTACATCGCAAAAACTGTCTGCTTATCGCCTTCTCGGCTGATTTTTTTGTTTAAGCAGCAAACCGGAAGTAGTATCATGAAGCTTCTGGTTTGGATTAGAGTCAGGAATGCCATAGCACGTATTCTTACCCAAAAAGATGAGTTGTTTACCTCCATTGCCTACGAATGCGGCTTTTATGACTCGGCGCAAATGAACAAATATATGTATCAACTATTTGGTATATCCCCGTCGAAACTCAGGAAGAAAAGTGATTTGATACAATTTTTACAATGA
- a CDS encoding helix-turn-helix domain-containing protein — MEALRYKIIKSEKQYNDYCTALEELVTGSDQGENTQDEIELLTYLIEKWDAEHNSFEDVDPIELLTALMSEKSLKAKDLTQILGVSKSLVSDILHYKRGLSKEIIRRLSSYFSVSQEAFNRPYKLRVPENSHFKNASVINTRKDLQLV, encoded by the coding sequence ATGGAAGCACTCAGATATAAGATAATCAAATCCGAGAAACAATATAATGACTACTGTACTGCTTTAGAAGAGCTAGTAACTGGAAGCGATCAAGGGGAAAATACGCAGGATGAAATCGAGCTGCTCACTTATCTCATTGAAAAATGGGATGCCGAGCATAACTCCTTTGAGGATGTGGATCCCATTGAGTTACTCACAGCTCTGATGAGCGAGAAATCACTTAAAGCGAAAGATCTGACCCAGATTTTGGGCGTAAGTAAAAGTCTTGTTTCGGATATTTTGCATTATAAGAGAGGGTTATCCAAAGAGATCATCAGGAGACTTTCAAGCTACTTTAGCGTTTCCCAAGAAGCGTTCAATCGGCCCTATAAATTAAGGGTGCCCGAAAATAGCCACTTCAAAAATGCCAGTGTTATAAACACTAGAAAAGACCTACAACTGGTTTAG
- a CDS encoding VOC family protein, translating to MQTITTFLTFNDQAEEAAKLYTSVFKNSKINRVSHYGEGAPIPAGSVMSVTFELDGQGFFALNGGPHFKFSDGISLFVNCNTQKEIDYYWEKLTEGGAPGPCGWLKDKFGVSWQIVPSNLGKLLGNKDPEKAKRAMAAMMKMSKLDIKTLEEA from the coding sequence ATGCAAACAATCACGACATTTCTGACCTTTAACGACCAGGCCGAAGAAGCCGCCAAGCTCTACACCTCCGTATTTAAGAACTCAAAAATTAACCGGGTTAGCCATTATGGCGAAGGGGCGCCTATACCAGCGGGCAGTGTCATGTCGGTCACGTTTGAGCTTGATGGGCAGGGGTTTTTTGCCCTGAATGGCGGTCCTCATTTTAAGTTTTCGGATGGAATTTCGCTCTTTGTGAACTGCAATACGCAGAAGGAAATAGACTACTATTGGGAAAAGCTCACCGAAGGCGGGGCACCAGGTCCCTGCGGCTGGCTGAAAGACAAATTCGGTGTATCGTGGCAGATTGTGCCTTCGAACCTGGGTAAATTACTGGGAAACAAAGACCCCGAAAAGGCAAAGCGAGCGATGGCTGCCATGATGAAGATGTCGAAGTTGGACATTAAGACATTAGAAGAAGCCTAA
- a CDS encoding helix-turn-helix domain-containing protein yields MSVTSFEALCSSLSSGTSTELSALLPEGIQHEVGHFNVFNLTQLTQTSREKPAMPYACRAFYKINFLTGKSRAEYPDRTIEINQPSLIFTTPKSPFTWWPMGRQTGQFCVFTADFLHPTKSGVILDELPIFKSPEHPVYALSETQATRVQAIFDNMEAEITSNYAYKYDLLRAYTIELVHIGQKLQSTTMLHPNHSAFARTTSLFIELLERQFPLENPQQKIALRTAKQFADQLAVHVNHLNKVLRESTGLTTTELISGRLVQEARALLLHTDWTIAEIADSLGFSDFAHFAKFFKSETSLSPGAFRRQAQSLNYT; encoded by the coding sequence ATGAGCGTAACCTCCTTTGAAGCACTTTGCAGCAGTTTGTCCAGCGGCACCTCAACGGAACTGAGCGCCTTGCTACCTGAGGGTATACAGCACGAAGTGGGCCATTTTAACGTCTTTAACTTGACCCAACTTACCCAGACAAGTCGGGAGAAACCGGCAATGCCCTACGCCTGCCGGGCCTTTTATAAGATTAATTTTCTGACCGGAAAATCGCGGGCCGAGTATCCCGACCGCACCATCGAAATCAATCAGCCCTCCCTAATCTTCACCACGCCCAAAAGTCCGTTTACCTGGTGGCCCATGGGCCGGCAAACCGGACAGTTTTGCGTGTTCACTGCCGACTTCCTCCACCCGACTAAAAGTGGTGTGATACTCGACGAGCTTCCCATTTTTAAATCTCCGGAACACCCGGTTTACGCCTTGTCGGAAACCCAAGCTACACGTGTTCAAGCCATTTTTGACAATATGGAGGCTGAGATTACGTCTAATTATGCCTATAAATACGACTTGTTGCGTGCCTATACGATCGAGCTTGTTCATATCGGTCAAAAGCTACAATCAACTACGATGCTGCATCCCAATCATAGCGCATTTGCCCGGACAACCTCCCTGTTTATCGAGTTATTGGAACGGCAATTTCCGCTTGAAAATCCACAGCAGAAAATCGCCCTGCGGACGGCAAAACAGTTTGCTGACCAGCTCGCTGTACATGTGAATCATTTGAATAAAGTACTCCGGGAATCCACGGGACTAACAACTACCGAACTTATCTCGGGTCGCCTGGTGCAGGAAGCCAGGGCCTTGCTACTCCATACAGACTGGACCATCGCCGAAATCGCCGACAGTCTGGGTTTTTCTGATTTCGCGCATTTCGCCAAATTCTTCAAAAGTGAAACGTCGTTGTCTCCCGGTGCCTTTCGCCGTCAGGCACAAAGTTTGAATTATACATAA
- a CDS encoding IS701 family transposase: protein MKVTAQLYGQFLLSSQINYTATYLADHLEGITHDNVQYFLKASRVAPRQVWQHVRHQIQLDTDGYILFDDTVLNKEHSHKIELVRRQYSGNAHGIIKGIGVVNCVYFNPKINQFWLIDYRIFNPDEDGKSKLDHVLDMLNQLAPRQISYRIVLMDSWYAVTDLFKWLITNEKLFYCPIKSNRKVDDSGGKESYQPVSYLSWSAQQVQQGKLVKVHKMPQNTYLKLFRVLVSTHRTDYIVTNDLAQNETSAAEEKSGIRWTIEQFHREDKQITGLECCQCRLARSQRNHIGLAALTWLRFKQLAYQTKKTVYQLKQGLLDAYLRQELANPSVAFA from the coding sequence TTGAAGGTCACCGCACAACTTTACGGACAGTTTCTACTGAGTAGCCAGATCAACTATACGGCTACCTACTTGGCTGATCACCTGGAAGGGATCACCCATGACAATGTGCAGTACTTTCTCAAAGCTAGCCGAGTGGCACCTCGCCAGGTCTGGCAACATGTCCGCCACCAAATTCAACTGGATACCGATGGCTATATCCTCTTTGATGATACCGTGCTCAATAAAGAACATAGTCATAAAATTGAACTGGTTCGTCGGCAATACAGTGGAAATGCTCATGGAATCATCAAAGGCATCGGTGTGGTTAATTGTGTCTACTTCAATCCTAAAATTAATCAGTTCTGGCTCATTGACTACCGTATTTTTAATCCCGATGAGGATGGAAAAAGCAAGTTGGATCATGTGTTGGACATGCTTAACCAACTAGCACCCCGCCAGATCAGTTATCGAATCGTCTTAATGGACAGTTGGTATGCTGTGACCGACCTCTTCAAGTGGCTCATTACCAATGAAAAACTGTTTTACTGTCCTATCAAGAGCAACCGTAAGGTCGATGATTCAGGTGGCAAAGAATCGTATCAACCTGTCAGCTATCTGAGCTGGTCAGCTCAACAGGTGCAGCAGGGTAAGCTGGTTAAAGTACACAAGATGCCTCAAAACACCTATCTTAAACTGTTCCGCGTACTGGTGTCTACCCACCGGACGGACTATATCGTCACCAACGATTTAGCTCAAAATGAGACGAGTGCCGCTGAAGAAAAAAGTGGTATTCGTTGGACAATTGAGCAGTTTCATCGAGAAGATAAGCAGATCACGGGTCTGGAATGTTGTCAATGTCGATTAGCTCGTAGTCAACGCAATCACATTGGCTTAGCGGCTCTGACTTGGTTACGTTTTAAACAGTTGGCTTATCAGACTAAGAAAACGGTTTACCAACTCAAACAAGGCTTATTAGATGCTTACCTTCGTCAAGAGTTGGCGAATCCTTCAGTTGCCTTTGCGTAA
- a CDS encoding Dabb family protein, translating into MIRHTVVFKLKDQIDSLQEQAFFEAALALAAIPGVQKFEGLKQIGTKNNFNFGLSMEFDSAEKYAYYNNHPAHVQFVQEHWIPTVQDFLEIDYEPLEPVAGNS; encoded by the coding sequence ATGATACGACATACCGTTGTTTTTAAGCTGAAGGATCAAATTGATTCGCTGCAGGAGCAGGCATTTTTCGAGGCTGCGTTAGCATTAGCCGCTATACCTGGCGTGCAAAAATTTGAAGGCCTGAAGCAAATTGGAACGAAAAACAATTTCAATTTTGGGCTGTCTATGGAGTTCGATAGTGCAGAGAAGTATGCTTACTATAACAACCATCCGGCCCATGTTCAGTTTGTACAGGAGCATTGGATCCCAACAGTACAGGATTTCCTGGAAATAGACTACGAACCCTTGGAGCCTGTTGCTGGAAATTCATAA
- a CDS encoding amidohydrolase family protein, with protein sequence MKLIAIEEHFLTQAVKEEWRTYADPNDPTHKLHVGEIDNRLLDIGQTRLQLMDEAGVDVQVLSLTSPSLHNLGLQSVVLAKLTNDYVAQLVSKTPERFQGLAALPMAVPSQVANELSRSVTNLGLKGAMICGRTGEKNIDHPDYWELFECAESLGVPLFIHPQIPQKAVRDIYYSGFDELTDLAFSTFGLGWHYEAGIQFVRLVLAKVFDRFPNLQIILGHWGEVILFYTERLASITRVTKLNRPFIDYIRQNLYVTASGMFSQSYLQRTIDIIGTDRILFSTDYPYQYRPGREARTFLEAAPLSQQDKEKFAFANWEHLTGMIPK encoded by the coding sequence ATGAAGCTAATTGCCATCGAAGAACATTTTTTGACCCAAGCTGTCAAAGAGGAATGGAGAACCTATGCCGACCCCAACGACCCAACTCATAAATTACACGTTGGTGAGATTGATAATCGGCTGCTAGACATCGGCCAGACCCGTCTTCAACTCATGGACGAAGCAGGGGTTGACGTGCAGGTGCTCTCGCTTACCAGTCCAAGTTTACACAACTTAGGTCTTCAAAGCGTAGTCCTAGCCAAACTAACGAATGATTATGTAGCCCAACTAGTGAGCAAAACCCCTGAACGATTTCAAGGATTAGCAGCTTTGCCCATGGCGGTACCCAGCCAGGTCGCCAACGAATTGAGCCGTTCCGTAACTAATTTAGGCCTTAAAGGAGCGATGATCTGTGGACGAACGGGGGAGAAAAATATAGACCATCCCGATTACTGGGAACTCTTTGAATGCGCAGAATCCCTCGGCGTTCCCTTGTTTATTCACCCCCAAATCCCCCAGAAAGCGGTTAGAGACATTTATTATTCGGGCTTCGACGAGCTAACAGACTTGGCCTTTTCAACGTTTGGACTGGGCTGGCACTACGAAGCAGGCATCCAATTTGTCCGCCTGGTTTTAGCGAAAGTATTTGACCGATTTCCTAACCTGCAAATTATTCTCGGCCATTGGGGGGAAGTGATTTTATTCTATACCGAACGGTTAGCTTCTATAACCAGAGTGACCAAACTGAATAGACCCTTCATTGACTACATTCGTCAAAACTTGTACGTAACGGCCAGCGGCATGTTCAGCCAATCTTACCTGCAACGCACTATTGACATTATCGGAACCGACCGCATTCTTTTTTCGACCGACTACCCCTATCAGTATCGACCAGGCCGTGAAGCCCGTACCTTTTTAGAAGCAGCCCCATTAAGTCAGCAAGACAAAGAAAAATTTGCGTTCGCCAACTGGGAACACTTAACCGGAATGATTCCCAAATGA
- a CDS encoding phosphotransferase enzyme family protein, with product MKSIFPATYSTLSPQALADLLAERYTLETIQCTFLVRGVGDTYLVDSAQGRFILRINRTTHRSLAHVQAEVALLIALKKAGVSVSYPIVDRTQESIQQLEAVEGSRYAVLFSYAPGQPAKLLSNNQLRTLGQEMAHFHQVSSTIALPGERWVFDLDTTLFRPLERLKANFVADQESYLWLQQAAKRVETRIAQVNTSGFHSGYCHFDLLPKNMHFDGDSVSLFDFDFMGYGWLVHDLVSFWQHLALEVYTGRMTQSAFEESYTIFLASYQTSHPISDQELALIPYLTLGFWLFYMGFHTTHDQFYSYLQPAQLKAYTGFLKHVAATYWD from the coding sequence ATGAAATCGATTTTCCCCGCCACCTATTCGACCCTTTCCCCCCAGGCCCTGGCTGATTTACTTGCTGAACGCTATACCTTAGAGACGATTCAATGCACCTTTCTGGTTCGAGGAGTGGGAGACACCTATTTAGTCGACTCTGCTCAGGGGCGATTTATTCTTCGTATCAACCGCACCACGCACCGTAGCTTGGCTCACGTACAGGCGGAAGTGGCCTTGCTAATCGCTCTCAAGAAAGCGGGCGTATCAGTGTCTTATCCTATTGTCGATCGGACGCAGGAATCTATTCAACAGCTGGAGGCCGTGGAAGGATCACGCTATGCGGTGCTCTTTAGTTATGCCCCTGGCCAGCCCGCTAAACTACTAAGCAACAACCAGCTCCGTACGCTTGGCCAGGAAATGGCGCACTTTCACCAAGTATCATCCACCATCGCATTGCCTGGGGAGCGCTGGGTGTTTGATCTGGATACCACCCTTTTCAGGCCATTGGAACGGTTAAAAGCCAACTTTGTCGCCGATCAGGAAAGTTATCTCTGGTTACAGCAAGCCGCCAAACGTGTCGAGACGAGGATAGCCCAGGTAAACACATCGGGGTTTCACAGCGGCTATTGCCATTTTGACCTACTCCCTAAAAATATGCATTTTGACGGGGATTCTGTTTCCTTATTTGACTTTGATTTTATGGGCTACGGCTGGTTGGTGCATGACCTGGTTTCTTTTTGGCAACACCTGGCCTTGGAGGTCTATACTGGGCGGATGACGCAATCAGCCTTTGAGGAGTCCTACACTATTTTTCTGGCGAGCTATCAAACCAGCCACCCGATCAGCGATCAGGAGTTAGCCCTGATTCCTTACCTGACGCTAGGGTTCTGGCTTTTTTACATGGGCTTTCACACGACCCATGACCAGTTCTATAGCTATCTGCAACCGGCCCAGTTAAAGGCGTATACGGGTTTCTTAAAACATGTGGCAGCGACTTATTGGGATTAG